The proteins below come from a single Gimesia alba genomic window:
- a CDS encoding C1 family peptidase — MARKKTKPVTLTERTLDARPDTLDFRDRMFVPTLTEVPTYRPLEDYQQKNVPVLDQGVEGACTGFGLATVVNCLLMTRRVVPDATPVSARMLYEMAKRYDEWPGEGYSGSSARGAMKGWHKHGVCTDVLWPYKAGRVDDNLTPARADDSKHRPLGAYFRVNHRDLVAMHCAIQEAEILYATAIVHEGWNKIGSDGTIPHKTKILGGHAFAIVAYDSEGFWIQNSWSTSWGRGGFAKITYADWLENGTDVWVARLGVPIELQTAGAIARANAEVATSSVGYTFHDIRPHIISIGNDGRLRETGTYGTSEDAVKNIFEQDIPRVTAGWKKKRILLYAHGGLTDEKSAIQRVADYRQVLLDAEIYPLAFIWKTDYWTTLVNILKDALKQRRTEGLLDTAKDFMLDRLDDALEPLARFLTGKAQWDEMKENALAASTSAQGGVRKMARHLQKLIKDDNSIELHIAGHSAGSIFMAPLIQLLCTKGKIKSGPMKNKTGLGQSVSTCTMWAPACTVELFKETYQPAVEGGNLSKFALFTLTDKAERDDHCAKIYHKSLLYLVSNAFEDEARVPLFRDGEPILGMQKFIEQDPDLQKFFKRKSADWVRSPNTNDADPKSFSTSLSHGGFDDDEATLAATFARILQTNFQQMAKTEMPMHASQNALRATRMGIEATEWEV; from the coding sequence ATGGCCCGTAAAAAAACAAAACCCGTCACACTCACAGAGCGAACACTGGATGCCCGGCCTGACACACTCGACTTCCGCGACCGGATGTTTGTCCCGACCCTGACGGAAGTACCCACATATCGCCCGCTGGAAGATTATCAGCAAAAGAATGTTCCCGTACTTGATCAGGGCGTCGAAGGAGCCTGCACCGGCTTTGGACTGGCCACGGTAGTCAACTGTCTGCTTATGACACGCAGAGTGGTTCCCGATGCCACACCCGTGAGTGCCCGTATGTTGTATGAGATGGCCAAGCGCTACGATGAATGGCCCGGCGAAGGGTATTCCGGCTCCAGTGCACGCGGCGCAATGAAAGGCTGGCACAAGCACGGTGTCTGCACCGACGTACTCTGGCCTTACAAAGCTGGACGAGTGGATGACAACCTGACACCCGCACGCGCCGACGATTCCAAACACCGGCCCCTCGGTGCGTACTTTCGCGTGAATCATCGCGACCTCGTCGCCATGCACTGCGCAATTCAGGAAGCGGAGATCCTGTATGCGACGGCCATCGTGCATGAAGGCTGGAACAAAATCGGTTCAGACGGAACCATCCCTCACAAAACCAAAATACTGGGAGGCCACGCGTTTGCCATCGTCGCCTATGACAGCGAGGGTTTCTGGATTCAGAACTCCTGGTCCACAAGCTGGGGACGGGGCGGCTTTGCGAAAATCACCTACGCCGACTGGCTGGAAAACGGGACCGACGTCTGGGTCGCCCGGCTGGGTGTCCCCATTGAACTGCAAACCGCCGGCGCCATCGCCCGCGCCAATGCGGAAGTCGCCACTTCGAGCGTGGGTTATACATTCCACGACATCAGGCCGCACATTATCAGCATCGGCAATGATGGTCGCCTCCGTGAAACCGGCACGTATGGAACCTCCGAAGATGCGGTCAAGAATATCTTCGAACAGGATATTCCCCGCGTGACCGCCGGCTGGAAAAAGAAACGCATCCTGCTTTACGCTCACGGCGGTTTAACCGATGAAAAATCCGCCATCCAGCGCGTCGCCGACTACCGACAGGTTCTACTGGATGCGGAAATTTATCCACTGGCCTTCATCTGGAAAACCGATTACTGGACGACGCTGGTCAACATTCTGAAAGACGCCTTGAAACAACGCCGCACGGAAGGCCTGCTGGATACAGCGAAAGACTTCATGCTGGACCGACTGGATGATGCCCTGGAACCTTTGGCGCGCTTCCTCACCGGCAAAGCACAGTGGGATGAAATGAAAGAGAATGCGCTGGCTGCATCTACCAGTGCGCAAGGGGGCGTGCGAAAAATGGCGCGTCACCTGCAAAAACTGATCAAGGATGACAACTCGATTGAACTGCACATCGCCGGTCATAGTGCCGGCTCCATCTTCATGGCTCCCCTGATTCAACTGCTGTGCACCAAAGGAAAAATCAAGAGTGGTCCCATGAAAAACAAAACCGGCCTGGGACAATCCGTTTCCACCTGCACGATGTGGGCGCCTGCCTGCACGGTCGAACTCTTTAAAGAGACCTATCAACCCGCGGTCGAAGGCGGCAACCTGTCGAAATTCGCGCTGTTCACACTGACCGATAAAGCCGAGCGGGACGATCACTGTGCGAAGATCTATCACAAATCACTCCTGTACCTCGTCTCAAACGCGTTTGAAGACGAAGCCCGCGTCCCCTTGTTCCGAGACGGAGAACCGATTCTCGGCATGCAGAAATTTATTGAGCAAGATCCGGACCTGCAAAAATTCTTCAAGCGAAAATCGGCAGACTGGGTTCGCTCGCCGAATACGAACGACGCCGACCCGAAATCGTTTTCCACTTCCCTCAGTCACGGCGGCTTCGACGACGACGAGGCCACCCTCGCCGCGACCTTCGCCCGCATCCTGCAAACTAACTTCCAACAGATGGCGAAAACCGAAATGCCGATGCACGCCTCACAAAATGCCCTCCGCGCGACCCGCATGGGCATTGAGGCCACCGAGTGGGAAGTCTGA
- a CDS encoding 3'-5' exonuclease — MMNQFMEEYCQYPYFLIIDLEATCCNRQSVTRNEMEIIEIGAVIVDRDSLSAVDEFQTFIQPVRHPQLTPFCTELTSIQQSEVADAPQFPAALSLLTEWMASYAPALFCSWGDYDKSQFQQDCRYHQIPYPFPSAHLNLKKQFSRAQGYPKNYGMARALKLAGISLEGTHHRGIDDARNMARLMPWIMGKK, encoded by the coding sequence ATGATGAATCAGTTCATGGAAGAGTATTGTCAGTATCCCTATTTTTTGATCATTGATCTGGAAGCGACCTGCTGTAATCGGCAGTCGGTGACCCGCAATGAAATGGAGATCATTGAAATCGGGGCCGTGATAGTCGACCGCGATTCGCTGTCGGCAGTCGATGAATTTCAGACGTTCATTCAGCCGGTCCGGCACCCCCAGTTAACGCCGTTTTGTACTGAGTTGACCTCGATTCAGCAGTCCGAAGTGGCTGATGCACCGCAGTTTCCTGCAGCGCTAAGTCTGCTGACAGAGTGGATGGCCTCTTATGCACCCGCCTTATTCTGTTCCTGGGGTGACTATGATAAATCGCAGTTTCAACAGGATTGCCGATACCATCAGATTCCCTATCCCTTTCCTTCTGCCCATCTGAATCTCAAAAAACAGTTTTCCCGCGCTCAGGGGTATCCTAAAAACTATGGCATGGCCCGAGCTTTGAAACTGGCGGGAATCTCCTTGGAAGGGACGCATCATCGGGGCATTGATGATGCGCGGAATATGGCCCGATTGATGCCCTGGATTATGGGGAAGAAATAG
- a CDS encoding DUF1559 domain-containing protein, translating into MHTKVPNSKHSSRRGFTLIELLVVMAIIALLAAMLLPAIQRARESARRTQCINNLKQLGLAAFNYESSFRCLPSGWVEILELDMNGQPIAPPAPINNANVAFNEDVVIPLDTDQLDSNGNRITQYRLTEWEVSPWWGWQALMLAELDQATINIDYDQFKFSNDSKEASTVAIESFICPSASLPTNRPRGLGYCNYRGVGGYTEGTLPVVPYTRRFKGGIFGPNSATRIRDIGDGTTNTLMFGESSFGFWADSHSAVAGYVANSDGSSTFHEQHNFDGMPEQNTAFFLTFGSFHDDVAHFALADGSTKSMAKNIDANLFRQLCVRNDGERVTGEW; encoded by the coding sequence ATGCACACTAAAGTACCGAATTCCAAGCACTCATCTCGCCGTGGTTTTACTCTGATTGAGTTATTAGTAGTGATGGCGATTATTGCCTTGCTGGCTGCAATGTTGCTGCCTGCGATTCAAAGAGCCCGGGAGAGTGCCCGTCGTACACAGTGCATCAATAATTTGAAACAGCTTGGTCTGGCCGCGTTCAACTATGAGAGCTCATTCCGCTGTCTGCCTTCGGGCTGGGTTGAGATATTAGAGCTTGACATGAACGGCCAGCCAATCGCTCCTCCGGCACCAATCAACAATGCCAATGTCGCATTTAATGAAGATGTCGTCATTCCCCTCGATACAGATCAACTTGATTCCAATGGGAACCGGATCACCCAGTATCGTCTGACTGAATGGGAAGTTTCTCCGTGGTGGGGCTGGCAAGCATTGATGCTTGCTGAGTTGGATCAGGCTACCATTAACATTGATTACGATCAGTTTAAATTTTCAAACGACAGTAAAGAAGCCAGTACAGTAGCGATTGAGAGCTTTATTTGCCCGAGTGCATCTCTTCCAACGAATCGGCCGCGTGGACTTGGCTATTGCAATTATCGTGGCGTGGGTGGATATACTGAAGGGACCCTGCCAGTGGTCCCTTATACCCGTCGATTTAAGGGGGGGATTTTCGGACCTAACAGTGCAACCCGTATTCGAGATATCGGTGATGGCACCACCAACACTCTGATGTTTGGTGAATCCTCTTTTGGATTCTGGGCAGACAGCCATAGTGCTGTCGCAGGATATGTTGCGAACTCTGATGGGAGTTCCACATTTCATGAGCAGCATAACTTTGATGGTATGCCAGAACAGAATACTGCATTTTTCCTGACCTTTGGTTCCTTCCATGATGATGTCGCTCATTTTGCACTTGCGGATGGCTCTACGAAATCCATGGCCAAAAATATTGATGCCAATCTCTTTCGTCAACTTTGTGTACGAAACGATGGCGAACGGGTGACCGGCGAGTGGTAA